The proteins below are encoded in one region of Serratia symbiotica:
- a CDS encoding Mu transposase C-terminal domain-containing protein, protein MTTKPGLERLALLAPGQPKRKRPEDVVWFFGMFWPHYSNQNGPSVKEAYRSFKRDWYETYSDQPAMLMALPSYDAVIRLVDKLPLRERMRGRVSGSAAKAFEVYQQRDWSQMPVNGCWISDGKSLNLKVAHPIHGRPFTPELTLVIDGRTRYIVGWSVSLAENAIAVADAYRHGMKHYGKPLFVYSDNGGGETNKMLDADITGIFPRLHIEHMTGIPGNPQARGIIERLNGVMPDRLAKRFLTYNGIGADPNAVRIRGQQILSLSNALRDGRELTAQNKKTLKILPTWRQLIDAVQEEIDDYNNHHGHSELPKVNGKWMSPAAYRQWVLEQEGDDIEYMTDGELREMFMPEVKRVAQRGWIALENNQYFSKELITVDRQEVRVAFDIHDPTEVIVRQMDGTYVCTAIWNGNTASPVPVARVQKALEERAKRKIKLAETKIQDAEDELRPALEHKADTDFSKFIPMESKPDRISSRPYLFESEYEDDLKKYGNYR, encoded by the coding sequence TTGACTACCAAGCCAGGCCTGGAGCGGTTGGCGTTATTGGCACCCGGTCAGCCCAAACGCAAACGCCCGGAAGACGTGGTCTGGTTCTTCGGCATGTTCTGGCCACACTACAGCAACCAGAACGGCCCCAGCGTCAAAGAGGCATACCGCTCGTTCAAGCGCGACTGGTACGAGACGTACAGCGACCAACCCGCCATGCTGATGGCCCTGCCATCGTATGACGCGGTAATACGTTTGGTGGATAAGCTGCCATTGCGGGAGCGTATGCGCGGACGCGTGTCGGGGTCAGCGGCAAAAGCCTTTGAAGTTTATCAGCAGCGTGACTGGTCACAAATGCCGGTGAACGGGTGCTGGATTTCGGATGGCAAGTCGCTGAATCTAAAAGTGGCGCATCCTATCCATGGCAGACCTTTCACGCCGGAGCTGACGCTGGTTATTGACGGCCGTACACGCTATATCGTTGGCTGGAGCGTTTCCCTGGCGGAGAATGCCATTGCGGTGGCCGATGCCTACCGGCATGGCATGAAACATTACGGCAAGCCACTGTTCGTGTATTCCGATAACGGCGGCGGGGAAACCAACAAGATGCTGGATGCGGACATTACCGGTATTTTTCCGCGCTTGCACATCGAGCACATGACCGGTATTCCCGGTAATCCGCAGGCGCGCGGCATCATTGAACGGTTGAACGGTGTAATGCCTGACCGACTGGCCAAGCGGTTCCTGACCTACAACGGCATCGGAGCCGACCCTAACGCTGTCCGTATTCGGGGGCAACAGATACTCAGTCTGTCAAACGCCTTGCGGGATGGGCGCGAACTGACCGCGCAGAACAAGAAAACGTTGAAGATCCTGCCCACCTGGCGGCAATTGATTGACGCCGTACAGGAGGAAATAGACGACTACAACAATCACCACGGGCATAGCGAATTACCCAAGGTTAATGGGAAATGGATGTCGCCAGCAGCTTACCGCCAGTGGGTACTGGAGCAGGAAGGTGACGACATCGAATACATGACGGACGGTGAATTGCGCGAAATGTTTATGCCGGAAGTTAAACGTGTTGCGCAGCGTGGCTGGATAGCCTTGGAGAATAACCAGTATTTTTCGAAAGAACTGATTACTGTTGACCGGCAGGAAGTCCGGGTGGCCTTTGATATCCATGATCCGACTGAAGTCATTGTTCGCCAAATGGATGGCACCTATGTTTGTACCGCCATCTGGAATGGTAATACCGCATCGCCAGTGCCGGTGGCCAGAGTCCAGAAAGCCCTGGAAGAGCGCGCGAAGCGTAAAATTAAACTGGCAGAGACCAAAATTCAGGATGCGGAAGACGAGTTGCGTCCCGCGCTGGAGCATAAAGCCGACACTGATTTCAGCAAATTCATTCCGATGGAGTCAAAACCGGATCGCATAAGCAGTAGACCCTATTTATTCGAATCCGAATATGAAGATGATTTAAAAAAGTACGGTAATTACCGTTAA
- a CDS encoding DNA-binding protein, with product MYVVAKELLGLPGLPTTTKGIREALSRYSGGLPEMVRKRAGSKAFEYHIDCLPAQAREAVRQRHFKSVLEQSGCKSDGLPIKRNSLVKPREELEIMRQCPALVEREVATLTDDQKKVADARALLAQEVEKLRAAGMSRIAAVTFIADGSRQGTLPARVMVAAGLANARKGSSRIGVSKSCLQA from the coding sequence ATGTATGTAGTCGCGAAAGAATTATTGGGTTTGCCAGGTCTTCCCACGACAACAAAGGGAATTCGTGAAGCGCTAAGCCGTTATTCGGGCGGATTGCCTGAGATGGTACGTAAACGCGCAGGTAGCAAAGCATTCGAATATCACATTGACTGTTTACCAGCTCAGGCCAGAGAGGCCGTTCGCCAGCGCCACTTTAAATCGGTGCTTGAGCAGTCAGGCTGCAAGTCTGACGGCCTGCCGATCAAGCGCAATTCCTTGGTTAAACCGCGTGAAGAACTGGAGATCATGCGTCAGTGCCCGGCACTGGTGGAGCGCGAGGTCGCCACACTGACCGACGACCAGAAAAAAGTGGCCGATGCGCGCGCCCTGCTGGCTCAGGAGGTGGAGAAACTGCGCGCTGCCGGTATGTCCCGAATTGCGGCGGTAACATTCATCGCCGACGGTTCTCGCCAGGGAACGCTGCCCGCGCGGGTCATGGTAGCGGCTGGGTTGGCCAACGCCCGCAAAGGCTCGAGTCGTATTGGCGTCAGCAAGAGCTGCCTGCAGGCGTGA
- a CDS encoding helix-turn-helix domain-containing protein gives MTSQKEDQRADWHPEIIKAEIHKRGLSFRTLSLNAGYSRDSLKSVLRTPCKPYQQVVADALGIAPEVIWPSRYRTESYMRKAS, from the coding sequence ATGACGAGTCAAAAAGAAGATCAGCGTGCTGATTGGCACCCTGAAATCATCAAGGCAGAGATCCACAAGCGTGGCCTGTCTTTCCGTACGCTCTCTTTAAACGCTGGTTACAGCAGGGATTCACTTAAAAGTGTCCTCCGCACCCCCTGCAAGCCTTACCAACAAGTGGTTGCTGACGCCCTGGGAATTGCGCCAGAAGTTATTTGGCCCAGCCGTTATAGAACAGAAAGCTACATGCGTAAGGCGTCCTGA